One window of the Paenibacillus beijingensis genome contains the following:
- a CDS encoding energy-coupling factor transporter transmembrane component T family protein has protein sequence MELVRSFLNKISVEQIKIELLNTAYGNGHTFLARLDPRTLILWYLFFAIAPWFIFNEWILFGLLALMTVTTVMSRVSPLIIVILIFGLVSQVGYLFVFTLFFGGSLEGALPLLVLTMKLSVISLASITVFSSLDPERLSDGLLSLGLPGHVSFSIAYGYRILPTLLEEYHHLFLSFRLRGRSPGKNGFLYWRSIYYFIKISILCFYPLFLSTAKRARTTVEALETRGFTYAFNRAEVKRLKLSYLRFSRRDGAFIACSAVYVAAVLWIGGMLP, from the coding sequence TTGGAACTGGTCCGAAGCTTTCTGAACAAAATATCGGTTGAACAGATCAAGATTGAGCTGCTGAACACCGCTTATGGGAACGGACATACATTTCTGGCCCGGCTTGATCCTCGTACGCTGATCCTGTGGTATTTGTTTTTTGCCATCGCCCCCTGGTTCATCTTTAACGAATGGATCTTGTTCGGCTTGCTTGCGCTAATGACTGTAACGACGGTCATGTCGCGCGTCAGTCCGCTGATCATCGTCATTTTGATCTTCGGCCTTGTCAGCCAAGTCGGATATTTGTTCGTCTTTACGCTCTTTTTCGGCGGATCTCTCGAAGGGGCGCTGCCGCTGCTGGTGCTTACGATGAAGCTGTCGGTCATTTCGCTCGCCAGCATCACCGTTTTCTCAAGTTTGGATCCGGAACGGTTAAGCGACGGCCTGCTCAGTCTCGGCTTGCCGGGTCACGTCTCGTTCAGCATCGCTTACGGTTACCGGATTCTGCCCACACTACTGGAAGAATATCATCATCTCTTCCTTTCGTTCCGGCTGCGCGGCCGGTCGCCGGGCAAAAACGGCTTTTTATATTGGCGATCGATCTATTACTTTATAAAGATTTCGATTTTATGCTTCTACCCGCTCTTTTTGAGCACGGCGAAGCGCGCCCGCACGACTGTAGAGGCCCTCGAGACGCGCGGCTTCACTTACGCGTTTAACCGGGCTGAGGTGAAGCGCCTGAAGCTCTCTTACTTGCGCTTCAGCCGGCGCGACGGGGCATTTATCGCTTGCTCGGCCGTTTATGTAGCGGCTGTATTATGGATTGGAGGAATGCTACCATGA
- a CDS encoding PHP-associated domain-containing protein: MYDALDAAFPYEEDFYKIDGFRVFPGIEVDIAETGHILLIGRREEIRSVRAELEEHTEEENFIPFKSLLDATEDRGLLRIGAHPFRVSTPLHPLEAPLLARLDDLNAKDLYAAGEDAYMDRLVPFAAGLGKPIVAGSDTHQSLQYGSVWNELNDDVRTIGELRAAVSDGRYIRRVSPCLRTKVKAAKMVKKLSATIVPPFERCITSARRGNK, translated from the coding sequence ATGTATGACGCATTGGATGCGGCCTTTCCTTATGAGGAAGATTTCTACAAGATCGACGGTTTCCGCGTCTTTCCCGGCATAGAGGTCGACATTGCGGAGACCGGCCATATTCTGCTGATCGGCCGTCGCGAAGAGATTCGCTCAGTTCGTGCCGAGCTGGAGGAGCACACCGAAGAGGAAAACTTCATTCCGTTCAAGTCATTGCTCGACGCGACCGAGGACCGCGGATTGCTTCGAATCGGGGCGCACCCGTTCCGCGTCAGCACTCCGCTCCACCCCTTGGAAGCTCCGCTGCTGGCCCGGCTCGACGATCTGAACGCCAAAGATTTGTATGCCGCAGGCGAAGACGCCTATATGGACAGACTCGTTCCCTTTGCAGCCGGGCTTGGCAAACCGATTGTAGCCGGCAGCGATACCCATCAAAGCCTGCAATACGGCAGTGTATGGAACGAGCTGAATGATGACGTGCGCACGATCGGCGAGCTGAGAGCGGCTGTGTCCGACGGACGTTATATTCGGCGGGTGTCCCCATGCCTGCGAACGAAAGTGAAGGCGGCGAAAATGGTCAAGAAGCTATCCGCCACCATCGTACCGCCGTTCGAACGCTGCATTACCTCTGCTCGCAGAGGTAATAAGTGA
- a CDS encoding alpha-amylase family glycosyl hydrolase: MNNYRIITLLVLALLFAATGCSDETQQAEQPAQKAEKSGQAEKNGETTATAEHTGSQKRDIEIDEQPSTVYYEIFVRSFYDSNGDGIGDLRGVIEKLDYLNDGDPNTDTDLGIGGIWLMPVNPSPSYHGYDITDFYGIDSEYGTVEDFGRLIEEAHRRGIKVIMDMVFNHTSLEHPWFADSRNPDSKYRSWYYWMNKEEDTGGAASAAGSGDAWHTLGGGKYLGIFSDHMPDLNYDNPEVRQEMIRIGKFWLEKGVDGFRLDAAKHIYIDTKDDVTAKEKLDKNIAWWNEFREAMNEVNPGAYIVGEMMDKSPAIIAPYLQPFDSGFNFGLAEQLVNMAKLEQSADLGFTLKRTYDLFARMSDPTFVDAPFLTNHDQTRAMSTLYGNVERAKSAASLLLSLPGNPFIYYGEEIGMQGMKPDEFVREPMVWYDKAKAGQTSWEPSKFNLETPSVERQLNDPQSLLSHYRKWIGVRNKLKALRDGGMEEYESDNMKLTAFIRATNDERVLVVHNTTGDEQKLTLAIPNEFARVIMSTKNGSELADGGKVLVLPSYSSVILGR, translated from the coding sequence TTGAACAACTATCGGATAATTACACTGCTTGTTCTGGCGCTGCTGTTTGCGGCGACCGGCTGCAGCGATGAGACGCAACAAGCGGAGCAACCCGCCCAGAAGGCGGAGAAGTCGGGACAAGCTGAAAAGAACGGCGAGACGACTGCAACCGCCGAACACACAGGCAGTCAGAAGCGGGACATTGAAATCGATGAACAGCCGTCCACGGTCTACTATGAAATTTTCGTCCGTTCTTTCTATGATTCGAATGGGGATGGGATCGGCGATTTGCGCGGCGTCATCGAGAAGCTGGATTACTTGAATGACGGCGATCCGAATACGGATACCGATCTGGGTATCGGAGGCATTTGGCTGATGCCGGTCAATCCTTCCCCGAGTTATCACGGTTATGATATAACGGATTTTTACGGGATCGACTCCGAATACGGGACGGTTGAAGATTTCGGGCGTTTAATCGAAGAGGCGCACCGGCGCGGCATAAAAGTGATCATGGATATGGTTTTCAACCATACAAGCTTGGAGCATCCCTGGTTCGCCGATTCCCGAAATCCGGACAGCAAGTACCGTTCATGGTATTACTGGATGAACAAGGAAGAGGACACAGGCGGCGCGGCAAGCGCTGCGGGCAGCGGGGACGCGTGGCATACGCTGGGCGGCGGCAAGTATTTGGGTATTTTCTCCGATCATATGCCGGATCTGAATTACGATAACCCGGAAGTGAGACAGGAAATGATCCGGATCGGCAAGTTCTGGCTGGAAAAAGGTGTGGACGGATTTCGCCTGGATGCGGCCAAACATATTTATATCGACACGAAAGATGACGTTACCGCCAAAGAGAAGCTGGACAAAAACATCGCCTGGTGGAACGAATTCAGGGAGGCGATGAACGAGGTTAACCCGGGTGCATACATCGTCGGCGAAATGATGGATAAATCACCGGCGATTATCGCTCCGTATTTGCAGCCTTTTGATTCCGGGTTTAACTTTGGGCTAGCCGAACAATTGGTCAATATGGCGAAGCTGGAGCAGAGCGCCGATTTGGGCTTTACGTTGAAAAGGACCTACGATTTGTTTGCCAGGATGTCCGATCCGACGTTCGTCGATGCTCCATTCCTCACGAATCATGATCAGACGAGGGCGATGAGCACCTTGTACGGAAATGTGGAGCGCGCGAAATCAGCCGCCTCCCTGCTGCTGTCGCTGCCCGGCAACCCGTTTATTTATTACGGCGAGGAGATCGGAATGCAGGGCATGAAGCCGGATGAATTTGTGCGGGAGCCGATGGTTTGGTATGACAAAGCAAAAGCGGGACAGACGAGCTGGGAACCTTCCAAATTCAATCTCGAAACCCCTTCCGTTGAACGTCAATTAAACGATCCCCAGTCGCTGCTGAGCCATTACCGCAAATGGATCGGGGTGCGGAACAAGTTGAAAGCACTGCGTGACGGCGGTATGGAAGAGTATGAGAGCGATAATATGAAACTTACCGCATTTATCAGAGCGACGAATGATGAGCGCGTGCTCGTCGTACACAATACAACAGGTGATGAACAAAAGCTGACGCTCGCGATCCCGAACGAGTTTGCGCGAGTTATCATGTCAACAAAGAACGGCAGCGAATTGGCCGATGGCGGTAAAGTGCTGGTGCTTCCTTCTTATAGCTCCGTCATTTTGGGGCGTTAA
- a CDS encoding alpha-glycosidase, giving the protein MLKEALLHIADHPFAFAVGDHELKVRLRMKKGDAIRCSILHGDRYQSEGLESAMEISKVAWDDLYDYFEGVIVSPTKRVRYLFHLTGSDGQHLWYGEKGIAANREGAGFFQFAYIAKQDRFVIPDWVHDGIVYQIFPERFRNGDSSNDSEGTLEWNEPLTDWNVYYGGDLAGIIDKLSYLDELGVNVIFMTPLFASTSNHKYNTTDYYRIDPQFGDIQTAKLLVAEAHRRGMKVIFDAVFNHCGDTFFAFQDVLANGGSSKYADWFFIDEFPVQQQPKVNYETFANNIANMPKLNTSHPEVREYLLNIARYWIEEAGIDGWRLDVANEVDHDFWRAFRKVVKAANPEAVIIGEVWNDSRAWLRGDQFDGVMNYLFKEALIDFFAKQNIGVRSFNSRLTHSRMIYADQANAAMFNLIDSHDTERFITSCAKGGMGWNVGLHTLERMKLAAFFQLTYIGMPMIYYGDEVGMDGENDPYCRKPMVWDESLQNRELFEHYQTIIKLRKSHPELRRGHFETWVEDELRNVYGYIRKWGDEVAGMLINNSPREQEVNVSFFWKADGGTAVELLSGQQINVAGDMTVSLAPYGYMVFK; this is encoded by the coding sequence ATGTTGAAAGAAGCTTTGCTGCATATTGCCGACCATCCGTTCGCTTTCGCCGTAGGTGATCATGAGCTTAAAGTGAGACTGCGCATGAAAAAAGGAGACGCTATCCGGTGCAGCATTTTACACGGTGACCGGTATCAGTCCGAAGGGCTGGAAAGCGCAATGGAAATATCCAAAGTCGCTTGGGACGATCTGTATGACTATTTCGAAGGCGTTATTGTAAGCCCGACCAAACGTGTACGCTATCTGTTTCATCTGACGGGCAGCGACGGGCAGCATCTCTGGTACGGGGAAAAGGGCATTGCCGCGAACCGCGAAGGGGCGGGATTTTTTCAGTTCGCTTATATTGCGAAGCAGGATCGGTTCGTCATTCCCGACTGGGTTCATGACGGGATCGTGTATCAAATTTTTCCCGAACGCTTCCGCAACGGCGACTCGTCCAACGATTCCGAAGGCACGCTCGAATGGAACGAGCCGCTGACCGATTGGAACGTTTATTACGGAGGAGATTTGGCCGGAATCATCGACAAGCTATCGTATCTGGACGAGCTCGGTGTGAACGTCATTTTTATGACTCCGCTATTTGCGTCGACCTCCAACCATAAATACAACACGACCGACTATTACCGCATCGATCCTCAGTTTGGCGATATTCAAACGGCGAAGCTTCTCGTTGCCGAGGCACACCGCAGAGGAATGAAGGTTATTTTCGATGCCGTCTTCAATCACTGCGGCGATACGTTCTTTGCGTTTCAGGACGTACTGGCAAACGGCGGCAGCTCCAAATACGCCGACTGGTTTTTTATCGACGAATTTCCTGTTCAGCAGCAGCCGAAAGTCAATTATGAGACGTTTGCCAACAATATCGCCAACATGCCGAAGCTTAACACGAGTCACCCGGAAGTACGGGAATATTTGCTGAATATCGCCCGTTACTGGATTGAGGAGGCGGGTATCGACGGTTGGCGGCTGGATGTGGCCAACGAGGTGGATCACGATTTCTGGCGGGCATTCCGCAAAGTGGTAAAAGCAGCGAATCCTGAAGCGGTCATTATCGGGGAAGTTTGGAACGACTCCAGGGCGTGGCTGCGGGGAGACCAGTTCGACGGCGTCATGAACTACTTGTTCAAGGAAGCGCTGATCGATTTTTTTGCCAAACAAAACATCGGCGTCCGCTCCTTCAACAGCCGGCTTACCCATTCGCGCATGATTTATGCCGATCAGGCCAATGCCGCGATGTTTAATTTGATCGACAGCCACGATACGGAACGGTTTATAACCTCCTGCGCGAAGGGCGGGATGGGGTGGAACGTCGGACTTCATACGCTGGAGAGGATGAAGCTGGCCGCATTTTTCCAATTGACGTACATCGGCATGCCGATGATTTATTACGGCGACGAGGTCGGGATGGACGGAGAAAACGACCCTTACTGCCGCAAACCGATGGTCTGGGACGAGAGTTTACAGAACCGGGAGCTGTTCGAACATTACCAAACGATCATCAAACTGCGCAAATCGCATCCGGAGCTGAGAAGAGGCCATTTTGAAACATGGGTGGAAGACGAGCTGCGCAATGTGTACGGTTATATCCGAAAATGGGGGGATGAGGTTGCCGGCATGCTGATCAACAACAGTCCGCGCGAGCAGGAAGTGAACGTTTCTTTCTTCTGGAAAGCGGATGGCGGCACGGCGGTCGAGCTGTTAAGCGGGCAGCAGATTAACGTGGCCGGCGACATGACGGTTAGTCTAGCGCCTTATGGATATATGGTATTTAAGTAG
- a CDS encoding LacI family DNA-binding transcriptional regulator, with translation MSTIQDVAKHAGISIATVSRALNNPDKVSTETRERVMEAVRQLEYYPNEKAKLLSSKTKEISVGIIIPYISSYYFGELYKGISRTAKAQNVRIVLHELHDESGEQSLMDALTFCKQQGVSGILLSSQFVEKDYDLAISRLKLPVVLVLAHHESAMLPAFKIDDIKASFDAVSYLVTRGHKRIGIISGSLSNPVVGEPRYIGAKNAIDFYQLPFHDKQLVSGGIRFEDGYKAMNELLAARDITGITAVFTATDELAFGAMKRVRDAGLRVPEDISVIGFDNLSISGMFSPGLTTVSQPFADIGVEGVNHLIQAIKNPAEMKPGTYYLPYNIVERESVAQTSD, from the coding sequence ATGAGCACGATTCAAGATGTAGCAAAGCATGCCGGCATTTCAATCGCCACCGTGTCAAGGGCATTGAACAATCCGGACAAGGTGAGCACGGAAACAAGGGAACGGGTCATGGAAGCGGTCCGCCAGCTGGAATATTATCCGAATGAAAAAGCAAAGCTGTTAAGCTCCAAAACGAAGGAGATTTCGGTCGGCATCATTATTCCGTATATCTCGTCCTATTACTTCGGAGAGCTGTACAAAGGAATTAGCCGGACGGCAAAAGCGCAAAATGTCCGCATCGTGCTTCACGAGCTGCACGACGAAAGCGGGGAGCAGTCGCTGATGGATGCATTAACGTTTTGCAAGCAGCAAGGGGTCTCCGGGATATTGCTGTCCAGCCAGTTCGTGGAAAAGGATTACGATCTGGCGATCAGCCGTTTGAAGCTTCCGGTTGTTCTCGTTCTTGCCCATCATGAAAGCGCCATGCTCCCGGCTTTCAAAATCGACGATATTAAAGCTTCTTTCGATGCGGTAAGCTACCTTGTGACGCGCGGCCATAAACGGATCGGCATCATCTCCGGTTCGCTTTCGAACCCGGTGGTAGGGGAGCCGCGGTACATCGGCGCCAAAAACGCGATCGATTTCTACCAGCTTCCATTTCATGACAAACAGCTGGTGAGCGGCGGAATCCGTTTCGAGGACGGCTATAAAGCGATGAACGAACTGCTCGCGGCGAGGGACATAACCGGGATTACGGCCGTATTTACCGCAACGGACGAGCTGGCGTTCGGCGCCATGAAACGAGTCCGCGATGCGGGGCTTCGAGTGCCGGAAGATATTTCGGTGATCGGCTTCGACAATTTATCCATTTCCGGTATGTTCAGTCCGGGACTTACAACCGTATCGCAGCCTTTTGCCGACATTGGAGTCGAAGGGGTCAATCATCTGATTCAGGCGATCAAGAACCCCGCGGAAATGAAGCCGGGAACGTACTACTTGCCCTACAACATTGTGGAGAGAGAATCCGTAGCGCAAACGTCCGACTAA
- a CDS encoding sugar ABC transporter substrate-binding protein — translation MKKKLGLLALTAVMALSMTACGSKSSENESGNAQTGSSNTAANEQTAENATDELKPEPGAELTLWTKKDDFVVQSIAEFEKKYNVKVKLEDVFYTETVDRLKTDGPAGLGADLIVFGHDRLGDAVKSGIVLPNDYFEEDAKASNIKTAVDALTYDGIMYGYPQYLYTYALYVNDDLVKGAKLDTWDEVKAVAKPLTDVKNNKYGFMFEGTGASLFFDYSFMAGYGGYVFGKEGTDKNDVGVNNEGAVKGMEFFRSIKDILPLKLTDLTRDVKDGLWQDGKVAINMDGSWNMGPAKKLPFKVRVVPLPVMTEGKSPVAFAGVSGYFVTAYTKYPNAAKLFAHFMTTKEAQIKNYQVTGVIPVASGMDETNEVFKDDPMMQGFMKQIKNTQHMPSIPEMNYFWESMTPALEQIWNGADIKATLDKAAEKMKTNIAASK, via the coding sequence ATGAAAAAGAAACTTGGACTGTTAGCGTTAACCGCCGTCATGGCATTATCGATGACTGCCTGCGGCAGCAAAAGCAGCGAAAACGAAAGCGGAAACGCTCAAACCGGAAGCAGCAATACGGCTGCTAACGAACAGACTGCGGAAAACGCGACAGACGAACTCAAACCGGAACCGGGTGCCGAGCTGACCCTCTGGACGAAAAAGGACGACTTTGTCGTCCAATCGATTGCCGAATTTGAAAAAAAATATAACGTCAAAGTAAAACTGGAAGATGTGTTCTACACGGAGACGGTAGACCGGCTGAAAACCGACGGTCCGGCAGGTCTTGGGGCGGATTTGATCGTATTCGGACATGACCGTCTTGGAGATGCGGTGAAATCGGGGATCGTTCTTCCGAACGATTATTTCGAGGAGGATGCGAAGGCGTCCAATATTAAGACGGCCGTAGATGCACTCACTTACGACGGCATCATGTACGGATATCCTCAATATTTGTACACGTACGCTTTGTACGTAAACGACGATCTGGTGAAGGGCGCCAAGCTGGACACGTGGGACGAAGTGAAGGCCGTCGCAAAGCCACTTACCGATGTTAAAAACAATAAATACGGTTTTATGTTCGAGGGAACCGGAGCTTCGCTGTTCTTTGATTACTCCTTTATGGCCGGGTACGGCGGTTACGTCTTCGGCAAGGAAGGGACGGATAAGAACGATGTCGGCGTTAACAATGAAGGCGCCGTAAAAGGAATGGAATTTTTCCGCTCGATCAAGGACATCCTGCCGCTCAAGCTGACCGATCTTACACGGGACGTCAAGGACGGGCTGTGGCAGGACGGCAAAGTGGCAATCAATATGGATGGCAGCTGGAACATGGGTCCGGCCAAAAAACTGCCGTTTAAAGTACGAGTCGTGCCTTTGCCGGTTATGACGGAAGGAAAAAGCCCGGTCGCTTTTGCCGGCGTGAGCGGCTACTTTGTGACGGCATATACGAAATACCCGAACGCGGCGAAACTGTTTGCGCATTTTATGACGACCAAAGAAGCGCAAATCAAAAATTACCAGGTTACCGGCGTCATTCCGGTCGCCAGCGGCATGGATGAAACGAACGAGGTTTTCAAAGACGATCCGATGATGCAGGGCTTTATGAAGCAGATTAAAAACACGCAGCATATGCCGAGTATTCCGGAAATGAATTACTTCTGGGAAAGCATGACGCCGGCGCTTGAGCAAATTTGGAACGGCGCTGATATTAAAGCAACGCTTGATAAAGCGGCGGAAAAAATGAAAACCAACATAGCCGCAAGCAAGTAA
- a CDS encoding ANT(4')-I family aminoglycoside nucleotidyltransferase produces MNLNGPEKMSQSERLQTCHEIAERLHEVYGDQIQAIGVYGSVSRGTDGPYSDIEMFCVLRESGETIEFSYEWSSGPWKAEVDIYSSDILLKQAAIVEGRWPLTHGPYFFTRSLYDPDQFFPALKKAAESPTRSDFSRAISEVLVGEMYEFAGKLRNVNLNGPHSYLPYLAMEFAHYGAMLIGLHNRKLYSTGAMVLPEALELPHRPAGFDTVAELVMSGQLTEPARIVSACEQFWNGLVDWAAEHDYVIHSKRIPF; encoded by the coding sequence ATGAACCTGAATGGACCGGAAAAAATGTCTCAAAGCGAAAGACTTCAAACATGCCATGAAATTGCTGAGAGACTGCATGAGGTTTACGGAGATCAAATCCAAGCGATAGGGGTTTACGGTTCGGTTTCGCGGGGAACGGACGGTCCTTATTCGGACATTGAGATGTTTTGCGTGTTACGCGAGTCGGGTGAAACGATTGAATTCAGCTATGAATGGTCGTCTGGTCCATGGAAAGCGGAGGTGGACATTTACAGCTCGGACATTTTGCTTAAACAGGCCGCTATTGTTGAAGGCAGATGGCCGCTTACTCACGGACCTTACTTTTTTACGCGCAGCTTGTACGATCCGGATCAATTTTTTCCGGCTCTTAAGAAGGCGGCGGAATCTCCGACCCGTTCGGATTTCAGCCGCGCAATAAGTGAAGTTCTTGTCGGTGAAATGTATGAGTTTGCCGGCAAGCTGAGAAATGTGAACCTGAATGGTCCTCACAGCTACTTGCCGTACTTGGCGATGGAATTCGCCCATTACGGAGCCATGTTGATCGGCTTGCACAATCGGAAGCTGTATTCAACCGGGGCGATGGTTCTGCCGGAAGCATTGGAGCTGCCGCATCGTCCTGCCGGATTCGATACCGTTGCCGAGCTGGTGATGTCCGGACAATTAACGGAGCCCGCGCGGATCGTATCCGCCTGCGAACAGTTTTGGAATGGACTCGTCGATTGGGCAGCCGAGCATGACTACGTCATCCATTCCAAACGAATCCCATTTTGA
- a CDS encoding PEP-utilizing enzyme, whose translation MSTPLSDFKKTLFLSEADKQQGFWMLDDTHFSRPLTPLFASFMLPAVTKGTQRAFETMKMPLIQFTVKTDHGYYYQSMPPHPEPFEERMSKHKNKMEELYPQIKPYLERIVDEFYMPFYNKLSERSAGSLSLQEALLDVEELQQFYTKAWQYHFEITIPRTSLAIALEETYGQLTGSANTKEVYDLLQGVMNMSLETDRGLWLMANQVKSSPLLRAVLTATGNPAEALNQTAEGRDFWRDLQSFLNIYGHRTAITHSFTEEIWVENPSYALSIIASYLQQDYDFDAEFKQVVAERRAKAEELFERLPAGEMTNRFRKIYEWALTCWGVDEDHHFYIDAMIAAKSRCFLKNVGRSLVQHQVISGQEDIFFLYLDDLLEVLRDPKPLHTVVEQNKHHYQEYQSIQPKPYFGVPPKLLPDPVVERIFGLPRDVTEAQLNTMTGYAASAGTYTGKVKVINGQEDFAKLQKGDILVCKTMTPPWTVLFPIAGALITDAGGILSHASIVAREYKLPAVVGTKVATSILKDGDYVTVDGTNGVVSIGTV comes from the coding sequence GTGAGTACTCCATTATCTGACTTCAAGAAAACGTTGTTCTTGAGTGAAGCGGACAAACAGCAAGGATTCTGGATGCTGGATGACACGCACTTCTCCAGACCGTTAACGCCGTTGTTCGCTTCTTTTATGCTGCCTGCTGTAACAAAAGGAACCCAAAGAGCGTTCGAAACGATGAAAATGCCGCTCATTCAATTCACGGTGAAGACGGACCACGGCTATTATTATCAGTCGATGCCTCCTCATCCCGAACCGTTCGAAGAGCGAATGAGCAAGCACAAAAACAAGATGGAGGAGCTCTATCCTCAGATCAAGCCGTATTTGGAACGCATCGTCGATGAATTCTATATGCCGTTCTATAATAAGCTGTCGGAACGATCCGCAGGTAGCTTATCGTTGCAAGAGGCGCTGCTGGATGTAGAAGAATTGCAGCAATTCTATACGAAAGCGTGGCAGTACCACTTTGAAATCACTATCCCCCGCACTTCGCTCGCGATCGCATTGGAGGAAACTTACGGGCAGTTGACGGGTTCGGCGAATACGAAGGAGGTATACGATCTTCTGCAGGGTGTCATGAACATGTCCCTGGAGACCGACCGCGGGTTATGGCTTATGGCCAATCAGGTTAAATCTTCACCGCTGCTGCGCGCCGTGCTTACGGCAACCGGAAATCCGGCCGAAGCGCTGAATCAGACAGCCGAAGGCCGGGATTTCTGGCGGGATCTGCAAAGTTTCTTAAACATTTATGGTCACCGGACGGCAATTACCCATTCGTTCACAGAAGAGATCTGGGTTGAGAATCCATCCTATGCCCTGTCCATCATTGCGAGCTATCTGCAGCAAGATTACGATTTCGACGCGGAGTTCAAGCAAGTGGTTGCGGAACGCCGCGCAAAGGCGGAGGAGCTGTTCGAGCGTCTTCCCGCCGGTGAAATGACAAACCGTTTTCGGAAGATCTATGAATGGGCTTTAACATGTTGGGGTGTGGATGAAGACCATCATTTCTACATTGACGCGATGATCGCTGCGAAATCCCGCTGCTTCCTCAAGAATGTAGGACGAAGCCTGGTGCAGCATCAAGTCATTTCCGGACAAGAGGATATTTTCTTCCTGTATCTGGACGATTTGCTGGAGGTTCTGCGTGATCCTAAGCCTCTTCATACGGTGGTCGAGCAAAATAAACATCATTATCAGGAGTATCAGAGCATACAGCCCAAGCCTTATTTCGGAGTTCCGCCGAAGCTGCTGCCAGATCCGGTTGTCGAGCGCATTTTCGGTTTGCCAAGAGATGTCACCGAAGCTCAGTTGAACACCATGACGGGATATGCCGCTTCTGCCGGAACATATACCGGGAAAGTGAAGGTCATTAACGGGCAAGAAGACTTCGCCAAGCTTCAGAAAGGCGATATCCTAGTTTGCAAAACGATGACACCGCCTTGGACCGTTCTATTCCCGATTGCCGGGGCGCTCATTACCGACGCCGGTGGCATCTTGTCCCATGCGAGCATTGTTGCCAGGGAATATAAGCTTCCGGCCGTAGTTGGGACGAAGGTGGCGACGTCCATCCTGAAGGACGGGGATTACGTCACGGTAGATGGGACGAACGGGGTTGTTTCGATTGGAACGGTTTGA
- a CDS encoding PEP/pyruvate-binding domain-containing protein, translated as MRSIIPLSEAAAEDALVIGGKAKTIALLLQSHFPVPGGFIIPSYAFAYGFTEELHQEIEEAYRKYIVPPAVVRSSCSIEDLGFASFAGQYETILNVTSVNMLESIKRCRQSDGQAHARSYLVEKVPACDRAPAMAILVQECIDAEVAGVIFSKNPVTGNEDEIIINSSFGLGETVVSGRVTPDYYILSKRSSAIVKKELGDKDCKLVLDPVGTRTRETTAEEKSSFSLRDEQLDELTNMAMAIEALLGYSVDLEFAYRQGKPYILQARPITS; from the coding sequence GTGCGCAGCATTATTCCATTGTCAGAGGCAGCGGCAGAGGATGCTCTCGTCATCGGCGGAAAAGCGAAAACGATTGCGCTGCTCCTCCAGTCCCATTTTCCGGTTCCCGGAGGGTTCATTATTCCGTCTTACGCGTTTGCGTACGGTTTCACTGAAGAGCTGCATCAAGAAATCGAAGAGGCGTACCGCAAGTATATTGTCCCTCCGGCGGTTGTCCGTTCCTCCTGTTCCATCGAAGACCTTGGATTCGCTTCGTTTGCCGGACAATACGAGACGATTCTGAACGTGACCTCCGTCAACATGCTGGAATCGATAAAACGCTGCCGGCAGTCAGACGGTCAAGCCCATGCCAGATCCTATCTTGTAGAAAAAGTCCCGGCATGCGACCGGGCACCGGCCATGGCCATTCTTGTTCAGGAATGTATTGATGCGGAAGTAGCTGGTGTTATCTTCAGCAAAAACCCGGTTACAGGAAATGAAGACGAAATCATCATTAATTCCAGTTTCGGATTGGGGGAGACGGTTGTGTCCGGACGAGTCACTCCGGATTATTATATCCTTTCCAAGCGAAGTTCAGCGATTGTGAAGAAGGAGCTTGGCGACAAAGACTGCAAGCTCGTTCTCGATCCAGTCGGGACGCGCACCAGGGAAACAACCGCCGAGGAAAAATCGAGTTTCAGTTTACGGGATGAACAACTGGATGAGCTGACGAACATGGCTATGGCGATCGAAGCGCTTCTGGGATACTCCGTTGATCTGGAGTTTGCGTACCGGCAAGGAAAGCCCTATATCCTGCAGGCAAGACCGATTACATCGTAG